In one Culex quinquefasciatus strain JHB chromosome 2, VPISU_Cqui_1.0_pri_paternal, whole genome shotgun sequence genomic region, the following are encoded:
- the LOC119766482 gene encoding uncharacterized protein LOC119766482: MKSSAQIWVALGVAISLFGTVCGLSAIINHRASNDTVEISRSRAERSLMFPYNSALGLIVAIAVPLKVPDRNIFMSYNFEGNYNSPQSTNVFTEGFFNWVRGIAPVLETPAIAINRALDGDPEVEYAESTTVADEEESPKVTRAIHTRTPIYTRKKVYRAIESQFIKNGFNGKKCLLRLICEASEIPVHEHNGILGDLFHIVLSPSTSKDENLPPEFYKAERFGVQGHCHKYRKHCQENVFDLFSVIM, encoded by the exons ATGAAGTCATCAGCGCAGATTTGGGTTGCACTCGGCGTGGCCATCAGCCTTTTCGGCACCGTTTGTGGACTAAGTGCGATCATCAACCACCGGGCGAGCAATGATACGGTGGAGATTAGCAGGAGTCGGGCGGAACGATCCCTGATGTTCCCGTACAACAGTGCTTTGGGG TTGATTGTGGCCATTGCCGTCCCGTTGAAAGTTCCGGATCGTAATATCTTCATGTCGTACAACTTCGAAGGGAATTACAACAGTCCTCAATCGACGAACGTTTTCACCGAGGGGTTCTTCAATTGG GTTCGTGGAATTGCCCCAGTTCTGGAAACTCCAGCTATTGCAATTAACAGAGCGTTGGACGGAGATCCTGAAGTTGAGTATGCTGAGTCTACAACGGTAGCGGATGAAGAAGAGTCACCCAAAGTGACTCGCGCGATCCACACCAGAACTCCGATCTACACCCGGAAGAAGGTCTACCGAGCGATTGAGTCACAGTTTATCAA AAATGGTTTCAACGGAAAGAAGTGCCTCCTCCGACTCATCTGCGAAGCTTCGGAGATCCCGGTCCACGAACACAACGGCATCCTCGGCGACCTATTCCACATCGTGCTCAGTCCTTCAACCTCCAAGGACGAAAACCTACCCCCGGAGTTCTACAAGGCCGAACGCTTCGGCGTCCAAGGACACTGCCACAAGTACCGGAAGCACTGCCAGGAGAACGTATTCGACCTGTTCAGCGTAatcatgtaa